One window of the Gordonia westfalica genome contains the following:
- a CDS encoding VTT domain-containing protein has protein sequence MIDSALATTTTNLALLPGFLDPVNLLNSFGTWMLAGLLLVVFIESGLLFPLLPGDSLLFTAGLIVAAKSADIEPFAPLWVLLVTIPIAAFLGDQVGYWIGKKLGYTLFKPDAKVLKQVYIEEAHEFFEKHGPVTIILARFVPIVRTYAPLVAGAARMRYPVFLTYNIIGAVAWGAGVTLLGYFLGQIEFIRDNVDYIFLLIVFVSVLPIISEVVKRIMRARKGVVEEEPLAPSKDPAATPPGE, from the coding sequence GTGATCGACTCCGCGCTTGCCACCACGACCACCAACCTGGCACTTCTGCCGGGATTCCTGGATCCGGTCAACCTGCTCAACTCGTTCGGCACCTGGATGCTGGCGGGTCTGCTGCTGGTGGTGTTCATCGAGTCGGGTCTGCTGTTCCCGCTGCTCCCGGGCGACTCCCTGCTGTTCACCGCGGGCCTGATCGTCGCCGCGAAGTCGGCGGACATCGAGCCGTTCGCGCCCCTGTGGGTGCTGCTGGTGACCATCCCGATCGCCGCGTTCCTGGGCGACCAGGTGGGGTACTGGATCGGTAAGAAACTCGGGTACACGCTGTTCAAACCCGACGCGAAGGTGCTCAAACAGGTCTACATCGAGGAGGCCCACGAGTTCTTCGAGAAGCACGGCCCGGTCACGATCATCCTGGCCCGCTTCGTCCCGATCGTGCGGACCTACGCACCGCTGGTCGCCGGCGCCGCCCGTATGCGGTACCCCGTCTTCCTGACCTACAACATCATCGGCGCGGTGGCCTGGGGTGCCGGCGTGACCCTACTCGGCTACTTCCTCGGACAGATCGAGTTCATCCGCGACAACGTCGACTACATCTTCCTGCTGATCGTCTTCGTGTCGGTGCTGCCGATCATCTCGGAGGTCGTCAAGCGCATCATGCGGGCACGCAAGGGCGTCGTCGAAGAAGAACCGCTGGCCCCGTCGAAGGACCCGGCCGCAACCCCGCCGGGCGAGTAG
- a CDS encoding DUF368 domain-containing protein: MAASRSPVRSDDASDVGSPPSRPSATTVASNVGRGALIGVAETIPGVSGGTVALITGIYDRLISSAKAATTFPVRRLRGVRSDDAARVDWWLVVPVLAGMAIAVFTIAGVMEGFVTEQPVYSRALFIGMIAASVAIPLQEIPRGTFTTTSSKSSAVLTFAVMAVLVFVLTSLPRSEVSDPPLVAVFFAASVAVCALVLPGVSGSFFLLVIGLYAPTLGAVDDRELLYLGVFAAGAVVGLASFVQALEWLLRNHHGLAMVGAAGLLLGSLRALWPWQDPEDGAPMPIGDDWPGALCLFVLGVVTVTVVALVQRRLGSSDDRPATAAD, translated from the coding sequence GTGGCAGCCTCTCGTTCTCCGGTCCGGTCCGACGACGCTTCGGATGTCGGCAGCCCACCCAGCCGACCCTCGGCGACCACCGTCGCCTCGAATGTGGGTCGCGGTGCCCTCATCGGCGTGGCCGAGACCATTCCGGGGGTGTCCGGCGGCACCGTCGCGCTGATCACCGGCATATACGACCGGCTCATCTCGTCGGCCAAGGCGGCCACGACCTTCCCGGTACGTCGCCTGCGAGGCGTCCGATCCGACGACGCCGCACGGGTCGACTGGTGGCTGGTGGTACCGGTCCTGGCGGGTATGGCGATCGCGGTGTTCACCATCGCCGGTGTCATGGAGGGTTTCGTCACCGAACAGCCGGTGTACTCGAGGGCTCTGTTCATCGGCATGATCGCGGCGTCGGTGGCGATCCCGTTGCAGGAGATCCCGCGCGGGACCTTCACGACCACCTCGTCGAAATCGTCCGCTGTCCTGACGTTCGCGGTGATGGCCGTACTAGTATTTGTGCTGACGTCGCTGCCACGGTCCGAGGTGTCCGATCCGCCGCTCGTGGCGGTCTTCTTCGCGGCGTCGGTCGCGGTCTGCGCGCTCGTCCTGCCGGGCGTCTCGGGTTCGTTCTTCCTGCTCGTGATCGGTCTGTACGCGCCGACGCTGGGCGCCGTCGATGACCGCGAGCTCCTCTATCTGGGGGTTTTCGCGGCCGGCGCGGTCGTGGGCCTCGCCTCGTTCGTCCAGGCTCTCGAGTGGCTGCTGCGCAACCACCACGGCCTGGCGATGGTGGGCGCCGCCGGCCTGCTACTCGGGTCGCTGCGCGCGCTGTGGCCATGGCAGGACCCGGAGGACGGGGCGCCGATGCCCATCGGCGACGACTGGCCGGGGGCGTTGTGCTTGTTCGTCCTCGGGGTCGTGACCGTCACGGTCGTGGCGCTCGTCCAACGCCGGCTCGGTTCGTCCGACGACCGACCCGCCACGGCTGCGGACTGA
- the fbaA gene encoding class II fructose-bisphosphate aldolase, which yields MPIATPEQYAEMFDKAKKGGYAFPAINCTSSSTINAAIKGFADAGSDGIIQFSTGGAEFGSGLGVKDMVTGAVALAEFAHVVAAKYDVLIGLHTDHCPKDKLDTYVRPLLQISQERVDAGQNPLFQSHMWDGSAVPLDENLEIAKELLAKAGAANIILEIEIGVVGGEEDGVENEINDKLFTTPEDFEKTIEALGASDSGNRYLLAATFGNVHGVYKPGNVKLRPDVLNTGQEVAAKKLGLDDAAKPFDFVFHGGSGSLKSEIDEALSYGVVKMNVDTDTQYAYTRPVAGHMFANYDGVLKVDGDVGNKKVYDPRSWSKKAETSMSERVVEACNDLKSNGKSLLA from the coding sequence ATGCCCATTGCAACCCCGGAGCAGTACGCCGAGATGTTCGACAAGGCGAAGAAGGGCGGTTACGCATTCCCCGCGATCAACTGCACCTCGTCGTCGACGATCAACGCCGCGATCAAGGGTTTCGCCGACGCCGGCAGTGACGGGATCATCCAGTTCTCGACCGGTGGTGCCGAGTTCGGTTCGGGCCTGGGCGTCAAGGACATGGTTACCGGTGCCGTCGCACTCGCCGAGTTCGCGCACGTCGTCGCCGCCAAGTACGACGTCCTGATCGGCCTGCACACCGACCACTGCCCCAAGGACAAGCTGGACACCTACGTCCGCCCGCTGCTGCAGATCTCGCAGGAGCGCGTCGACGCCGGCCAGAACCCGCTGTTCCAGTCGCACATGTGGGACGGCAGCGCCGTGCCGCTCGACGAGAACCTGGAGATCGCCAAGGAGCTGCTCGCCAAGGCGGGCGCGGCCAACATCATCCTGGAGATCGAGATCGGCGTGGTCGGTGGTGAAGAGGACGGTGTCGAGAACGAGATCAACGACAAGCTGTTCACCACCCCCGAGGACTTCGAGAAGACCATCGAGGCACTGGGTGCCAGCGACTCGGGCAACCGCTACCTGCTCGCGGCCACCTTCGGCAACGTGCACGGCGTCTACAAGCCTGGCAACGTCAAGCTGCGTCCCGACGTGCTGAACACCGGCCAGGAGGTCGCCGCCAAGAAGCTGGGTCTGGACGATGCCGCGAAGCCCTTCGACTTCGTCTTCCACGGCGGCTCCGGCTCGCTGAAGAGCGAGATCGACGAGGCCCTGAGCTACGGCGTGGTGAAGATGAACGTCGACACCGACACCCAGTACGCCTACACCCGTCCGGTCGCCGGCCACATGTTCGCCAACTACGACGGCGTCCTCAAGGTCGACGGCGACGTGGGCAACAAGAAGGTCTACGACCCGCGCAGCTGGTCGAAGAAGGCCGAGACCAGCATGAGCGAGCGCGTCGTCGAGGCGTGCAACGACCTCAAGTCGAACGGCAAGTCGCTGCTCGCCTGA
- a CDS encoding DUF3151 domain-containing protein: MTSFGDLLGPQPVLLTGDDDAESDLLNGAVPAEVAAAHPTASIAWAYLAEAALDTSTAAGEAGDTGAVIAAYAYARTGYHRGLDQLRRHGWKGFGPVPWSHEPNRGFLRCVGALARAAELIGEEDEHLRCLDLLNDSDPRAAAELGLV; encoded by the coding sequence ATGACGTCTTTCGGAGATCTCCTCGGTCCGCAACCGGTTCTGCTCACCGGTGACGACGACGCCGAGTCGGACCTGCTCAACGGGGCTGTCCCGGCCGAGGTCGCGGCCGCCCACCCCACGGCCTCCATCGCCTGGGCGTACCTCGCCGAGGCTGCGCTCGACACCTCGACCGCAGCCGGCGAGGCGGGCGACACCGGCGCGGTGATCGCGGCCTACGCCTACGCCCGGACCGGCTACCACCGCGGCCTCGACCAGCTGCGTCGTCACGGATGGAAGGGTTTCGGGCCCGTTCCGTGGAGCCATGAACCCAACCGCGGATTCCTGCGTTGCGTCGGTGCCCTCGCCCGGGCCGCCGAGCTGATCGGCGAGGAGGACGAGCACCTGCGCTGCCTCGACCTCCTCAACGACAGCGATCCCCGAGCAGCCGCCGAGCTCGGCCTGGTCTGA
- a CDS encoding FUSC family protein, protein MPAAASGSYPRRVYDSLPGTLRRRLRRLKISLVPIVQCALAAGAAWWIAIHVFAHPDPFFAPIAAVISLGLGLGRRWRRSVELVGGVAIGIAVGDLFIGFVGEGAWQIMVVVVLAMSLAVVLDDGLLIPMQAASSAVLVATLLPPGGVAGFHRAIDALIGGVVGILVAALFPVNPANRAREDAAGVLLTIRDAARSVAAGLREGDAETISEALETARGTQAAINNMRSDMTGGREVTRISPLYWSSRDRLDRLVRTADPIDNAVRNFRIIARRSLAVTQRGERVQPAIIEIIDDVGGAFEVLREMMLADPGEDPDPVEAARVIRSIVRKARTDLAVNSHLSEAALLAEIRSLLVDLLMIAGLRRSSALATLRS, encoded by the coding sequence ATGCCGGCAGCCGCGAGTGGTTCGTACCCGCGCCGGGTCTACGACTCCCTGCCCGGGACGCTGAGGCGACGCCTCCGGCGTCTGAAGATCTCGCTCGTCCCGATCGTCCAATGCGCGCTGGCCGCCGGTGCGGCGTGGTGGATCGCCATCCACGTCTTCGCGCATCCGGACCCGTTCTTCGCGCCCATTGCGGCGGTCATCTCGCTGGGCCTGGGTCTCGGACGCCGCTGGCGTCGATCGGTCGAACTCGTCGGCGGTGTCGCGATCGGCATCGCCGTCGGCGACCTGTTCATCGGCTTCGTCGGTGAGGGGGCCTGGCAGATCATGGTCGTCGTCGTCCTGGCGATGTCGCTGGCGGTCGTACTCGACGACGGTCTGCTGATCCCCATGCAGGCGGCGTCGTCGGCCGTCCTGGTCGCGACCCTGCTGCCGCCCGGGGGCGTCGCCGGGTTCCACCGGGCGATCGACGCGCTGATCGGCGGGGTCGTCGGCATACTCGTTGCCGCGTTGTTCCCGGTCAACCCGGCCAATCGGGCGCGGGAGGACGCCGCGGGGGTTCTGCTCACCATCCGAGACGCGGCGCGGTCGGTCGCCGCGGGTCTGCGCGAGGGGGATGCGGAGACGATCTCCGAGGCGCTCGAGACCGCGCGCGGCACGCAGGCGGCCATCAACAACATGCGGTCCGACATGACCGGCGGCCGGGAGGTCACCCGGATCTCGCCGCTGTACTGGAGTTCGCGCGACCGCCTCGACCGGCTGGTGAGGACCGCGGATCCGATCGACAACGCGGTCCGCAACTTCCGGATCATCGCCCGTCGGTCCCTGGCCGTCACCCAGCGTGGAGAGCGGGTGCAACCGGCGATCATCGAGATCATCGACGACGTGGGCGGGGCGTTCGAGGTGCTCCGGGAGATGATGCTGGCCGATCCCGGTGAGGACCCCGACCCCGTCGAGGCCGCGCGTGTCATCCGTTCGATCGTGCGCAAGGCACGCACCGACCTGGCCGTGAACAGCCATCTCTCCGAAGCCGCGCTGCTCGCCGAGATCCGATCCCTGCTCGTCGACCTGCTGATGATCGCCGGCCTGCGACGTTCGTCGGCGCTGGCCACCCTGCGGAGCTGA
- a CDS encoding cation diffusion facilitator family transporter: protein MGHSHSHSHTPGAGAAGERRLWPMVLAVALIGGFFVVELVTGILVNSLALIADAGHMLTDVVALIMGLIALLLGRHGRTTDTRSFGWHRAEVFTAVANAVLLIGVAAFVLFEAIERIGNDPQVPGLTLIVVALLGLAVNLVVMLLLRADAQESIAVRGAYLEVLADAVGSVGVLIAGIVALTTGWGYADIVVAVLIALWVVPRALRLAIDALRILNQQAPVHIDVESLRADLAGIPTVDDVHDLHVWTLTTGMDVATVHLGSNRPNSEVLPAAQAVLARHGLEHATVQVDNDDQGRCRDEMTW, encoded by the coding sequence ATGGGTCATTCACATTCGCATTCGCACACCCCCGGCGCTGGGGCCGCAGGGGAGCGGCGGCTGTGGCCGATGGTGCTTGCGGTCGCTCTCATCGGCGGATTCTTCGTGGTGGAGCTCGTCACCGGCATCCTGGTGAACTCGCTTGCACTGATCGCCGACGCCGGCCACATGCTCACCGACGTGGTCGCACTGATCATGGGGCTGATCGCGCTGCTGCTGGGCCGCCACGGCCGCACCACCGACACCCGGAGCTTCGGCTGGCATCGCGCCGAGGTCTTCACCGCGGTCGCCAATGCGGTCCTGCTCATCGGCGTCGCGGCCTTCGTGCTGTTCGAGGCCATCGAGCGCATCGGCAACGATCCCCAGGTTCCCGGCCTGACGCTGATCGTCGTCGCCCTGTTGGGCCTGGCGGTGAACCTCGTCGTCATGCTCCTGCTCCGTGCCGACGCGCAGGAGTCGATCGCCGTCCGCGGTGCCTACCTCGAGGTCCTGGCCGACGCCGTCGGCAGCGTCGGCGTCCTGATCGCCGGGATCGTGGCGCTGACGACCGGCTGGGGCTACGCCGACATCGTCGTCGCGGTCCTGATCGCGCTCTGGGTGGTACCGCGGGCGCTCCGGCTGGCGATCGACGCGCTGCGCATCCTCAATCAGCAGGCGCCCGTCCACATCGACGTGGAGTCGCTGCGGGCCGACCTCGCCGGCATCCCCACCGTCGACGACGTCCACGATCTGCACGTCTGGACGCTGACCACCGGAATGGATGTCGCCACCGTGCATCTGGGCAGCAACCGACCGAACTCGGAGGTGCTGCCCGCGGCGCAGGCCGTGCTGGCTCGCCACGGCCTCGAGCACGCCACGGTTCAGGTGGACAACGACGATCAGGGGCGATGTCGTGACGAGATGACGTGGTGA
- a CDS encoding polysaccharide deacetylase family protein codes for MERRDFLAILAAGTVGALATNTLTGCASPVPAAEIRPSGTPTPTLPPATSPTPSRSPAGLLPPAVGTRHPLPAEPITGLPGKGRHIALTVDDGASSEVIGAYVKFAQDTGARFTFFVTGSFDGWTDHRAELRPLVESGQIQLGNHTWTHPALTELSAKGIADELGRTKRFLKNQYGVDGTPYYRPPFGYHNAAVDAVAADLGYTMPTLWYGSLSDSGLITEKYLVQCARKYFRPQTVVIGHANHDPVTKVYPKLVEIIRNRKLRMVTLDDYFAT; via the coding sequence ATGGAACGACGCGACTTCCTCGCGATACTGGCGGCCGGCACGGTGGGAGCCCTGGCCACGAACACGCTGACCGGGTGCGCCTCGCCGGTCCCGGCCGCCGAGATCAGGCCGTCCGGCACCCCCACGCCGACGCTGCCACCGGCGACCTCGCCGACGCCGTCACGGTCGCCCGCGGGACTGCTGCCGCCGGCGGTCGGAACCCGGCACCCGCTGCCCGCCGAACCGATCACCGGTCTGCCGGGCAAGGGCAGGCACATCGCCCTCACGGTCGACGACGGTGCCAGCTCCGAGGTCATCGGCGCCTACGTGAAGTTCGCCCAGGACACGGGTGCGCGCTTCACCTTCTTCGTCACCGGATCGTTCGACGGCTGGACCGACCACCGCGCGGAACTGCGGCCGCTCGTCGAGTCCGGGCAGATCCAACTCGGCAACCACACCTGGACGCACCCGGCGCTCACCGAACTCTCGGCCAAGGGGATCGCCGACGAACTCGGACGGACCAAACGGTTCCTGAAGAACCAGTACGGCGTCGACGGCACGCCGTACTACCGGCCGCCCTTCGGCTATCACAACGCAGCGGTCGACGCGGTGGCCGCCGACCTCGGCTACACGATGCCCACGCTCTGGTACGGGTCGCTCTCGGACTCCGGTCTGATCACCGAGAAGTACCTCGTGCAGTGCGCACGCAAGTACTTCCGCCCGCAGACCGTCGTGATCGGCCACGCCAACCACGACCCGGTCACCAAGGTCTATCCGAAGCTGGTCGAGATCATCAGGAACCGCAAGCTGCGGATGGTGACGCTCGACGACTACTTCGCAACCTGA
- a CDS encoding MFS transporter: MASSLQTSASPKVHETDAERRKRLRTVVAASLLGTTVEWYDFFLYATAASLVFNQLFFPDQSSFVGTMLSFATFAVGFVVRPIGGVIFGHIGDRIGRKRTLAITMVMMGVATALMGVLPTAASVGVIAPILLLLLRIVQGFALGGEWAGAVLLSVEHSPDRKRGLFGSIPQIGLALGLALGTGVFALLQVTLDDDAFLTYGWRIAFLVSIVLVVIGFVVRLKVDETPAFAEVAELAQKSTAPIREVVLPPNTRNTVLGLLARWGEGSAFNTWGVFAIAYATTELDMEKVPVLVAVTIASLVMAVFLPVSGLLTDRYGAKPVYLAGMTAYGLSVYPVFALFGTEDLVWFTVALVIVFGVVHALFYGAQGTLFASLYPTRVRYTGLSVVYQFSGIYASGLTPLILTALFGAASGSPWPAAGYLALTAVISVVATSLIRREDLHLTTGNDAVVEAAAKAAGDPTRASAPVTVG, from the coding sequence ATGGCCTCATCTCTGCAGACTTCCGCTTCCCCCAAGGTTCACGAGACCGACGCCGAGCGCCGCAAGCGGCTCCGCACGGTCGTGGCCGCGAGTCTCCTCGGCACCACGGTCGAGTGGTACGACTTCTTCCTCTACGCGACCGCCGCGAGCCTCGTGTTCAACCAGTTGTTCTTCCCGGACCAGAGCTCCTTCGTCGGCACGATGCTCTCGTTCGCGACCTTCGCGGTCGGGTTCGTCGTGCGTCCGATCGGCGGCGTGATCTTCGGGCACATCGGCGACCGGATCGGACGCAAACGCACCCTCGCGATCACGATGGTCATGATGGGCGTCGCCACCGCCCTGATGGGTGTGCTGCCCACGGCCGCGTCGGTCGGCGTGATCGCCCCGATCCTGCTGTTGCTGCTGCGCATCGTGCAGGGTTTCGCGCTGGGCGGGGAGTGGGCCGGCGCCGTCCTGCTGTCGGTGGAGCACAGTCCCGATCGCAAGCGTGGTCTGTTCGGCAGCATCCCGCAGATCGGACTCGCGCTCGGTCTGGCGCTGGGCACGGGCGTCTTCGCCCTGCTCCAGGTGACGCTCGACGACGACGCGTTCCTGACCTACGGCTGGCGTATCGCCTTCCTCGTGAGCATCGTGCTCGTCGTCATCGGGTTCGTCGTGCGGCTCAAGGTCGACGAGACGCCGGCGTTCGCCGAGGTCGCCGAGCTCGCCCAGAAGTCGACGGCGCCGATCCGCGAGGTCGTGCTCCCGCCGAACACCCGCAACACCGTGCTGGGTCTGCTCGCACGCTGGGGGGAGGGGTCGGCGTTCAACACCTGGGGCGTGTTCGCGATCGCCTACGCCACCACCGAGCTCGACATGGAGAAGGTGCCGGTCCTGGTGGCCGTGACCATCGCCTCGCTCGTGATGGCCGTCTTCCTCCCGGTGTCCGGGCTCCTCACCGACCGGTACGGCGCGAAGCCGGTCTACCTCGCCGGCATGACCGCCTACGGACTGTCCGTCTATCCCGTGTTCGCGTTGTTCGGTACGGAGGACCTCGTCTGGTTCACGGTGGCGCTCGTGATCGTGTTCGGCGTGGTCCACGCGCTCTTCTACGGCGCGCAGGGCACGCTCTTCGCGAGCCTTTATCCGACACGGGTGCGCTATACGGGCCTGTCGGTGGTCTACCAGTTCTCCGGCATCTACGCCTCGGGCCTGACCCCGCTGATCCTGACCGCGCTCTTCGGCGCGGCCTCCGGGTCGCCGTGGCCGGCCGCCGGCTACCTGGCGCTCACCGCGGTGATCAGCGTCGTGGCGACCTCGCTCATCCGTCGCGAGGACCTGCACCTGACGACGGGGAACGACGCCGTCGTCGAGGCCGCCGCGAAAGCCGCCGGCGATCCCACGCGCGCGTCGGCCCCGGTCACGGTCGGCTGA
- a CDS encoding adenylosuccinate synthase yields the protein MAAIVLIGAQWGDEGKGKATDLLGGQINWVVRYQGGNNAGHTVVLPSGETFALHLIPSGILTPGVQNVIGNGVVVDPGVLLTELGGLEDRDVDTSGLLISADAHLLMPYHVAIDKVTERFLGNKKIGTTGRGIGPCYQDKIARVGVRVADVLDEKILTQKVEAALELKNQILVKIYNRKALDPAQVVDEVLGQAEGFKHRIADTRLLLNQALERGETVLLEGSQGTLLDVDHGTYPYVTSSNPTAGGAAVGAGIGPNKITTVLGILKAYTTRVGSGPFPTELFDEWGAYLAKTGGEVGVTTGRARRCGWFDAVIARYATRVNGITDYFLTKLDVLSSLDTVPICVAYEVDGERIEDMPMTQTGFHHAKPIYEEMPGWWEDISQCKTFEELPQNAQNYILRLEELSGAYISCIGVGPGRDQTIVRRAIV from the coding sequence ATGGCCGCGATCGTGCTTATCGGCGCACAGTGGGGCGACGAGGGCAAAGGGAAGGCCACCGACCTGCTCGGCGGCCAGATCAACTGGGTTGTCCGGTATCAGGGCGGCAACAATGCCGGCCACACCGTCGTACTCCCGTCAGGTGAGACCTTCGCCCTGCACCTCATCCCGTCCGGCATCCTGACCCCCGGCGTGCAGAACGTGATCGGCAACGGCGTCGTCGTCGACCCCGGTGTGCTGCTCACCGAACTCGGCGGACTCGAGGACCGCGATGTCGACACCTCCGGCCTGCTGATCTCGGCCGACGCCCACCTGCTGATGCCGTACCACGTGGCCATCGACAAGGTCACCGAGCGATTCCTCGGCAACAAGAAGATCGGCACCACGGGTCGCGGCATCGGGCCCTGCTACCAGGACAAGATCGCGCGCGTGGGTGTCCGGGTCGCCGACGTGCTCGACGAGAAGATCCTCACGCAGAAGGTCGAGGCGGCGCTCGAGCTCAAGAACCAGATCCTGGTCAAGATCTACAACCGCAAGGCCCTCGACCCGGCGCAGGTCGTCGACGAGGTCCTCGGCCAGGCAGAGGGCTTCAAGCACCGCATCGCCGACACCCGTCTACTGCTCAACCAGGCCCTCGAACGCGGCGAGACCGTGCTCCTCGAGGGCTCGCAAGGCACGCTGCTCGACGTCGACCACGGCACCTACCCGTACGTGACGTCGTCGAACCCGACCGCCGGCGGCGCCGCCGTGGGCGCGGGCATCGGCCCCAACAAGATCACCACGGTCCTCGGCATCCTGAAGGCCTACACCACGCGCGTCGGTTCGGGTCCGTTCCCGACCGAGCTCTTCGACGAGTGGGGCGCCTACCTGGCGAAGACCGGCGGCGAGGTCGGTGTCACCACCGGCCGTGCGCGTCGTTGCGGGTGGTTCGACGCCGTGATCGCCCGCTACGCCACCCGCGTCAACGGCATCACCGACTACTTCCTCACCAAGCTCGACGTGCTGTCCAGTCTCGACACCGTGCCGATCTGCGTCGCCTACGAGGTCGACGGCGAGCGCATCGAGGACATGCCGATGACCCAGACCGGGTTCCACCACGCCAAGCCCATCTACGAGGAGATGCCCGGCTGGTGGGAGGACATCTCCCAGTGCAAGACCTTCGAGGAACTGCCCCAGAACGCGCAGAACTACATCCTGCGGCTCGAAGAGCTCTCCGGTGCATACATCTCGTGCATCGGCGTCGGTCCGGGACGCGACCAGACGATCGTGCGTCGCGCGATCGTCTGA
- a CDS encoding carotenoid oxygenase family protein, protein MTAPDVPTRPAPVDMSRNPFLTGVFAPQRDEVDAVGLPVSGEIPADLRGSYLRNGPNLRFDPIGSYVYPIDGDAMVHRISFEAGRASYRNRFVRTPMVLAEEDAGHAIWSGITDGYTPSAAEVGDQLAGTVRELPDINIVRHGGRLLAMAEADRPYELAPADLATLARTDCDGAMFVGSTAHPKIDPSTGELVLFNYVLDAPYLTWAVVGPDGRATRKPTPVDGLDAPIMIHDMALTSRYIVLFVCPLVFDFESVMSGGSLLSWQPQRGTRIALIPRDGTAVRWVDADPFWVWHFANAFDNPDGSVTVDYVEWTYPGGFADQPTPASSSLTRAVIGPDAGITRTVLSNTEPNMEFPRVDDRLLTREHHRIASVAKGPRDSGDLDSLWFHDLAAGTEKVWTPGAAIGEPIHIPGAERDYWGAIGTDPTDMTSRFYLLTADAPEDGPIATVDLPIRVPAGLHGAWLPDPS, encoded by the coding sequence ATGACCGCACCCGATGTCCCGACCCGCCCCGCGCCGGTCGACATGTCCCGCAACCCTTTCCTGACCGGCGTGTTCGCGCCACAGCGCGACGAGGTCGACGCCGTCGGCCTCCCGGTCAGCGGGGAGATCCCCGCCGATCTCCGCGGCAGCTACCTGCGCAACGGCCCCAATTTGCGCTTCGACCCGATCGGCTCGTATGTCTACCCGATCGACGGCGACGCGATGGTGCACCGCATCAGCTTCGAGGCCGGGCGGGCGTCGTATCGCAACCGGTTCGTCCGCACCCCGATGGTGCTGGCGGAAGAGGATGCCGGACACGCGATCTGGTCGGGCATCACCGATGGCTACACACCGTCGGCGGCGGAGGTCGGCGACCAGCTCGCCGGGACGGTGCGCGAACTCCCCGACATCAACATCGTGCGTCACGGTGGTCGGCTGCTGGCGATGGCCGAGGCGGACCGGCCATACGAGCTCGCACCTGCGGACCTCGCAACGCTGGCCCGCACCGACTGCGACGGCGCGATGTTCGTCGGGAGCACAGCGCACCCCAAGATCGATCCGTCGACCGGCGAGCTGGTGCTGTTCAACTACGTTCTCGACGCGCCCTACCTGACGTGGGCGGTGGTCGGCCCGGACGGCCGGGCGACCCGCAAACCAACGCCGGTCGACGGCCTCGACGCGCCGATCATGATCCACGACATGGCGCTGACCAGCCGCTACATCGTGCTGTTCGTGTGCCCGCTGGTCTTCGACTTCGAGTCGGTGATGAGCGGCGGATCGTTGCTGTCCTGGCAGCCGCAACGGGGGACCCGCATCGCCCTGATCCCGCGGGACGGCACCGCGGTGCGCTGGGTCGACGCCGACCCGTTCTGGGTCTGGCACTTCGCCAACGCCTTCGACAATCCCGACGGTTCGGTGACGGTCGACTACGTGGAGTGGACCTATCCCGGCGGTTTCGCCGACCAGCCGACGCCCGCGTCGTCGTCGCTGACCCGTGCGGTGATCGGACCCGATGCCGGGATCACCAGGACCGTCCTCAGCAACACCGAGCCGAACATGGAGTTCCCCCGCGTCGACGACCGGCTGCTGACGCGGGAGCATCACCGCATCGCCAGCGTCGCGAAGGGACCGAGGGACAGCGGCGACCTCGACAGCCTGTGGTTCCACGACCTCGCGGCCGGAACCGAGAAGGTCTGGACGCCGGGAGCCGCGATCGGCGAACCGATCCACATCCCGGGCGCCGAACGCGACTACTGGGGTGCGATCGGCACCGATCCGACCGACATGACCTCGCGGTTCTACCTGCTCACCGCCGACGCCCCGGAGGACGGCCCGATCGCCACCGTGGACCTACCGATCCGCGTGCCCGCGGGACTCCACGGGGCGTGGCTGCCGGACCCTTCGTGA